Proteins encoded in a region of the Streptomyces sp. NBC_00258 genome:
- a CDS encoding ABC transporter permease, which translates to MLKATLRSFLAHKGRLLLSALAVVLSVAFVAGSLIFSDTVTRTFDRLFASTSADVTVTPKEDLNSQIPSGAIATVPTSLVDRIGKVDGVTLARPDVSVENITVVDSDNKSVGPTTGAPTIAADWYVTERSPVELTSGRAPHGADEALLDADTADKKNVGIGDTLTVIAQPGSFKVEIVGIATFKTTNPGAALVFLDPAVAPAELLGRTGVATSIQVDAAEGVSDAQLKQRIAAEIGSGTYELETADEQAETAASQLGGFLDVIKYVMLGFAGIAVLVGVFLIVNTFSMLIAQRTRELGLLRALGADRRQVRRSVLLEATLLGLVGSTLGLAAGIGLAIGLIELMGLFGMNLKTAEMVIGWPTPVAAYVVGVGVTFVAAYLPARRAAGVSPMAALADAEIAGVGRPLRVRAAVGLIVGALGAAALVGCVTATETGSAASLLGLGVVLTLIATVIAGPLLVRPVIRVLGGFFPAVFGSIGRMSQRNALRNPRRTGATAAALMVGLALVGGMSVASASMSKSFDDQIDKTLGADFVVQNANFLPFPQEITEKVEDTEGAGLVVRQRFTPLAVRLPDGKRVETTAAGYESQLDEVARITYAEGDTAAALADGSIGMDAGFAKDHDVRLGSTIPVEFPGGRKTELKVGALTDQDAAEGFGTQGGLFVGFGTIEKYVPGGQDSALYVNAASGTSADTLRSNLDKTLDPYPQVQVRDLADYKKLIHDQIAVLLYLVYALLGLAIVIAVLGVVNTLALSVVERTREIGLLRAIGLARRQLRRMIRLESVVIAVFGAVLGLALGLVWGVCVQQVLALQGMKALAIPWTTLVAVVVGSAVVGIVAALLPALRASRMNVLAAIAHE; encoded by the coding sequence GTGCTGAAGGCGACACTCCGGAGTTTCCTCGCGCACAAGGGCCGGCTGCTGCTCTCGGCGCTGGCCGTCGTCCTGTCCGTGGCGTTCGTCGCGGGCAGCCTGATCTTCTCGGACACGGTCACCCGCACCTTCGACCGGCTGTTCGCGTCCACATCGGCCGACGTGACCGTGACACCGAAGGAGGATCTCAACTCGCAGATCCCCTCCGGGGCGATCGCGACCGTGCCCACGAGCCTCGTGGACCGCATCGGCAAGGTCGACGGGGTCACTCTCGCGCGTCCGGACGTGTCCGTCGAGAACATCACCGTCGTCGACAGCGACAACAAGTCGGTAGGACCGACCACAGGCGCGCCCACCATCGCGGCCGACTGGTACGTCACCGAGCGCAGCCCCGTGGAGCTGACCTCGGGGCGCGCCCCGCACGGCGCCGACGAGGCGCTCCTCGACGCGGACACCGCCGACAAGAAGAACGTCGGCATCGGTGACACCCTCACCGTCATCGCGCAGCCCGGGTCGTTCAAGGTGGAGATCGTCGGCATCGCGACCTTCAAGACCACCAACCCGGGTGCCGCGCTGGTCTTCCTCGACCCGGCGGTCGCGCCGGCCGAACTGCTCGGCCGGACGGGCGTCGCCACCAGCATCCAGGTGGACGCGGCGGAGGGCGTGAGCGACGCGCAGCTCAAGCAGCGCATCGCCGCCGAGATCGGCTCGGGCACCTACGAGTTGGAGACCGCCGACGAGCAGGCGGAGACGGCCGCCTCCCAACTGGGCGGATTCCTCGACGTGATCAAGTACGTGATGCTCGGCTTCGCCGGCATCGCGGTCCTGGTCGGGGTGTTCCTGATCGTCAACACCTTCTCCATGCTGATCGCCCAACGCACGCGTGAGCTGGGCCTGTTGCGCGCGCTCGGCGCCGACCGGCGGCAGGTGCGCCGGTCCGTGCTCCTGGAGGCGACGCTGCTGGGCCTGGTCGGCTCGACGCTCGGTCTGGCCGCGGGCATCGGGCTCGCGATCGGGCTGATCGAGCTCATGGGCCTGTTCGGCATGAACCTGAAGACCGCCGAGATGGTCATCGGATGGCCGACACCCGTCGCGGCGTACGTCGTCGGAGTGGGCGTCACCTTCGTCGCGGCGTATCTGCCGGCCCGCCGCGCGGCCGGTGTGTCGCCGATGGCCGCGCTGGCGGACGCCGAAATCGCCGGTGTGGGACGGCCGTTGCGGGTGCGTGCCGCGGTGGGTCTGATCGTCGGCGCGCTGGGCGCCGCCGCACTGGTTGGCTGCGTGACGGCCACGGAGACCGGGTCCGCCGCCTCCCTGCTGGGTCTCGGTGTCGTCCTCACCCTCATCGCGACGGTCATCGCCGGGCCGTTGCTCGTCCGGCCGGTGATCCGCGTCCTCGGCGGTTTCTTCCCCGCCGTGTTCGGCTCGATCGGCCGGATGAGCCAGCGCAACGCGCTGCGCAACCCGCGCCGCACAGGCGCCACCGCGGCCGCCCTGATGGTGGGCCTCGCCCTGGTCGGCGGAATGTCCGTGGCGAGCGCGTCCATGTCCAAGTCCTTCGACGACCAGATCGACAAGACGCTGGGCGCCGACTTCGTGGTGCAGAACGCCAACTTCCTGCCGTTCCCGCAGGAGATCACCGAGAAGGTGGAGGACACGGAGGGCGCGGGACTCGTCGTACGGCAGCGGTTCACGCCGCTTGCCGTCCGGCTGCCCGACGGCAAGCGCGTCGAGACGACCGCGGCGGGCTACGAGTCGCAGCTCGACGAGGTCGCCCGCATCACGTACGCCGAGGGCGACACGGCCGCCGCGCTCGCGGACGGGAGCATCGGCATGGACGCGGGCTTCGCCAAGGACCACGACGTACGCCTCGGCAGCACGATCCCCGTCGAGTTCCCCGGTGGTCGGAAGACCGAACTGAAGGTGGGGGCGCTGACCGACCAGGACGCCGCCGAGGGCTTCGGCACGCAGGGCGGACTGTTCGTCGGCTTCGGGACGATCGAGAAGTACGTGCCCGGCGGGCAGGACTCCGCGCTGTACGTGAACGCGGCCTCCGGCACCTCCGCCGACACCCTGCGCTCGAACCTCGACAAGACGCTGGACCCGTATCCGCAGGTGCAGGTGCGTGACCTGGCCGACTACAAGAAGCTGATCCACGATCAGATCGCCGTGCTGCTCTACCTGGTGTACGCGCTGCTCGGCCTCGCGATCGTCATCGCGGTGCTCGGTGTGGTCAACACCCTCGCCCTGTCGGTCGTGGAGCGCACCCGGGAGATCGGGCTGCTTCGTGCGATCGGGCTCGCCCGGCGGCAGTTGCGGCGGATGATCCGGCTGGAGTCGGTGGTGATCGCCGTGTTCGGCGCGGTCCTCGGGCTCGCGCTCGGACTCGTGTGGGGCGTGTGCGTGCAGCAGGTTCTCGCTCTGCAGGGGATGAAGGCGCTCGCGATCCCGTGGACGACTCTCGTCGCGGTCGTGGTGGGGTCGGCCGTCGTGGGCATCGTCGCGGCGCTGCTGCCGGCGTTGCGTGCATCGCGCATGAACGTGCTGGCGGCCATCGCGCACGAGTGA
- a CDS encoding ABC transporter ATP-binding protein, whose translation MSTAAAEHALGRTDAEGIAARARGLTKAYGSGETTVLALDSVDVDIARGRFTAVMGPSGSGKSTLMHCLAGLDTVSAGQVWLGDTEITGLKERELTQLRRDRIGFMFQSFNLIPTLNAAENITLPMDIAGKKADEKWLNQVIDQLGLRDRLKHRPAQLSGGQQQRVACARALASRPELIFADEPTGNLDSRAGLEVLGFLRDAVDELGQTVVMVTHDPGAAAHADLVLFLGDGRIVDEMARPTAEAVLERMKRFDTIRGTIEGDGATDQGIAPDQGIALDKD comes from the coding sequence TTGTCCACAGCAGCTGCGGAGCACGCCCTCGGGCGCACGGACGCCGAGGGGATCGCGGCCCGCGCCCGTGGCCTCACGAAGGCATACGGATCGGGTGAGACGACCGTGCTCGCCCTCGACTCGGTCGACGTGGACATCGCGCGCGGACGCTTCACCGCGGTCATGGGCCCCTCGGGCTCCGGGAAGTCCACACTGATGCACTGCCTGGCGGGTCTTGACACCGTTTCGGCCGGACAGGTGTGGCTCGGAGACACCGAGATCACCGGGTTGAAGGAGCGCGAGCTGACCCAGCTGCGCCGCGACCGGATCGGATTCATGTTCCAGTCGTTCAACCTGATCCCGACCCTGAACGCGGCGGAGAACATCACGCTGCCCATGGACATCGCGGGCAAGAAGGCCGACGAGAAGTGGCTGAACCAGGTCATCGACCAGCTCGGCCTGCGTGACCGGCTCAAGCACCGGCCCGCGCAGCTCTCCGGCGGACAGCAGCAGCGCGTCGCCTGCGCCCGCGCCCTCGCCTCGCGCCCCGAGCTGATCTTCGCGGACGAGCCGACGGGCAACCTCGACTCGCGGGCCGGGCTCGAAGTGCTCGGCTTCCTGCGGGACGCGGTCGACGAGCTGGGCCAGACCGTCGTCATGGTCACGCACGATCCGGGCGCCGCCGCCCACGCCGACCTGGTGCTCTTCCTCGGGGACGGACGGATCGTGGACGAGATGGCACGGCCCACGGCGGAGGCGGTGCTGGAACGCATGAAGAGGTTCGACACGATTCGCGGGACGATCGAGGGCGACGGCGCCACCGACCAGGGGATCGCTCCCGACCAGGGCATCGCCCTCGACAAGGACTGA
- a CDS encoding class I SAM-dependent methyltransferase translates to MRPRRSSTARTGQPAPAQVHHPLFARFYARCSVAAEPAIGVHRDELLAGLSGRVIEIGAGNGLNFAHYPSTVSEVVAIEPERRLRQLAVTAALRSDVPVDVVPGVAEALPVKSEAFDAAVVSLVLCSVRDLPRALAEIRRVLRPGGELRFFEHGRGGGRAMNAGQRALDRTVWPLLFGGCHVSRDPVGAIRDAGYELGPYRRLLVPEKGPRMPSSYCVLGTARRPTAESPPDS, encoded by the coding sequence ATGCGACCGCGCCGCTCCAGCACCGCCAGGACTGGTCAGCCGGCCCCTGCCCAGGTTCACCACCCGCTGTTCGCCCGCTTCTACGCCAGGTGCAGCGTGGCGGCGGAACCGGCCATCGGCGTCCACCGCGATGAACTGCTCGCCGGGCTCTCCGGCCGGGTCATCGAGATCGGCGCGGGCAACGGACTGAACTTCGCCCACTATCCGAGCACGGTCTCGGAGGTCGTCGCCATCGAACCGGAGCGCCGTCTGCGGCAATTGGCGGTGACCGCGGCCCTGCGCTCCGACGTGCCCGTCGACGTGGTCCCGGGAGTCGCGGAGGCGCTCCCGGTCAAGAGCGAGGCCTTCGACGCGGCCGTGGTGTCCCTGGTCCTGTGCAGCGTACGAGACCTGCCGCGGGCCCTCGCCGAGATCCGCCGCGTTCTGCGTCCGGGCGGTGAGCTGCGGTTCTTCGAGCACGGCAGGGGCGGCGGCCGCGCGATGAACGCCGGTCAGCGCGCCCTGGACCGCACGGTGTGGCCGCTGCTCTTCGGCGGCTGCCATGTGAGCCGTGACCCCGTCGGCGCGATCAGGGACGCGGGGTACGAACTGGGCCCGTACCGTCGGCTGCTGGTGCCCGAGAAGGGGCCGCGGATGCCGAGTTCGTACTGCGTGCTGGGGACCGCGCGCCGGCCCACGGCCGAGAGCCCGCCCGATTCCTGA
- a CDS encoding esterase/lipase family protein produces MTRRTRTAGTVFAAVLASLLLSLPASPAHAAARATPHNPIVFVHGLSSSSSSWDDWTADFKADGYAGSELFAWSYDWGKSNVTTAQQLSTKIQSVLSQTGASKVDLVVHSMGALNSRYYLKNLGGTAYVDDFVSTAGTNHGTTTAGWCSWIYTSCAEMYTGSSFLTSLNSGDETPGSVSYASYWSNCDDALTPDTTAILSGATNVEVGCVSHTDMNNDHGVYEQVRDFIA; encoded by the coding sequence ATGACCCGCCGCACACGCACTGCCGGCACGGTCTTCGCAGCGGTCCTCGCGTCGCTGCTTCTGTCCCTGCCCGCGTCCCCCGCACATGCCGCCGCCCGCGCCACCCCCCACAATCCAATCGTCTTCGTGCACGGTCTGAGCAGTTCGTCGAGCAGCTGGGACGACTGGACCGCCGACTTCAAGGCCGACGGCTACGCCGGCTCCGAGCTGTTCGCCTGGTCCTACGACTGGGGCAAGTCGAACGTCACGACCGCCCAGCAGCTGTCCACCAAGATCCAGAGCGTGCTCTCCCAGACCGGCGCGTCCAAGGTCGACCTGGTCGTGCACTCGATGGGCGCGCTGAACTCCCGCTACTACCTCAAGAACCTCGGCGGGACCGCGTACGTCGACGACTTCGTCTCCACGGCCGGGACGAACCACGGGACCACGACCGCCGGATGGTGCAGCTGGATCTACACGTCCTGCGCGGAGATGTACACCGGCAGTTCGTTCCTGACCTCGCTCAACTCCGGCGACGAGACACCGGGCAGCGTCTCCTACGCCAGTTACTGGTCGAACTGCGACGATGCCCTGACCCCCGACACCACGGCGATCCTCAGCGGTGCCACGAACGTCGAGGTCGGGTGCGTCTCGCACACCGACATGAACAACGACCACGGCGTCTACGAGCAGGTGCGCGACTTCATCGCCTGA
- a CDS encoding helix-turn-helix transcriptional regulator encodes MSEGVRVRVLRAVHGDPRAATELAAVLGEHQLAGLEPLPAEPVAVAPGLLRSQRREIRTLPPDTRRLLLIAAADQYPLATHAFQRAVTAARLDTGPLDDAEAVGVAHQTSAGVVFRDPWIRIAAYETASALDRRETHRLLARVLRGEGEAPRRSWHRASATLGPSRRLAGELRASAHEARAAGEHALACALLERAAALTPDPRERPRLLARAAADAWRSGDADRARRLATHGDVDGLSGVLALRAGNATESFDALLAEAVRGMESGERALGGEQGRGTDGDRAVGGALIEGAGAVRGVRPAAPAAPDVAAHLVARATEAAVYTGDLRRCLEAAAVADRYGIVSPGTLGGLAAAFEGRYEDARDLLKAAAGRCGPGGDPTSLIHSAIAALLLGDHTLAASAAVRAAASARARGESMTVPQAMEFRAYAEFWTGRPRAAGAATLDALRQAYATGQDNGACHLQAALAMFAAVTGDEDVCRARAEAARTYALERGLGLAAALALWALAFLDLSTGRYAASASRLRALAGFGPGHGHRAVRHLATPHYVEAAVRTGDTRVARAAHADYDRWASAVRSPDDLALSARCRALLSTGPEAVEHYRTALDLHAGGTRDFERARTELLFGGALRRLRNRTEARDRLHSALEAFEHFGAPHCAAQARGELRALGEPAQPPGSPRDLAGLLTAQQLTVARMAAEGATNREIASRLLLSPRTIDHHLRGVFNRLGIRSRIELVRLLASEE; translated from the coding sequence ATGTCCGAAGGCGTCCGGGTCCGGGTGCTGCGTGCCGTGCACGGCGATCCGCGCGCGGCCACGGAACTCGCCGCCGTCCTCGGCGAGCACCAACTGGCCGGTCTGGAGCCGCTTCCGGCCGAGCCCGTCGCCGTGGCCCCCGGTCTGCTGCGGTCCCAGCGGCGCGAGATCAGGACCCTCCCACCGGACACCCGGCGGCTCCTGCTGATCGCCGCCGCCGACCAATACCCCCTCGCCACGCACGCCTTCCAGCGCGCGGTGACCGCGGCCCGGCTGGACACCGGGCCCCTCGACGACGCCGAGGCGGTCGGAGTCGCGCATCAGACGTCCGCCGGAGTCGTTTTCCGGGACCCCTGGATCCGTATCGCCGCGTACGAGACCGCGTCGGCACTGGACCGGCGCGAGACCCATCGGCTGCTCGCCCGCGTCCTGCGCGGCGAGGGCGAGGCGCCCCGCCGCTCCTGGCACCGCGCCTCCGCCACGCTCGGGCCCAGCCGACGGCTCGCGGGTGAGCTGCGCGCATCGGCGCACGAGGCCCGTGCCGCGGGCGAACACGCGCTGGCCTGCGCTCTCCTCGAACGGGCCGCCGCGCTGACCCCCGACCCACGGGAACGCCCCCGCCTGCTGGCCCGGGCCGCCGCCGACGCCTGGCGCTCGGGCGACGCCGACCGGGCCCGCCGCCTCGCCACTCACGGCGATGTCGACGGGCTGAGCGGAGTGCTCGCTCTACGCGCGGGGAACGCCACGGAGTCGTTCGACGCACTGCTCGCGGAGGCGGTACGCGGCATGGAGTCGGGGGAGCGGGCGCTAGGCGGTGAGCAGGGCAGAGGCACCGACGGCGACCGCGCGGTCGGCGGTGCGCTGATCGAGGGCGCGGGCGCGGTCCGAGGCGTACGCCCTGCCGCTCCGGCCGCCCCCGACGTTGCAGCGCACCTGGTGGCACGTGCCACCGAAGCCGCCGTCTACACCGGTGACCTGCGCCGATGCCTGGAGGCCGCGGCCGTCGCCGACCGGTACGGGATCGTGTCACCCGGCACGCTCGGGGGACTGGCCGCCGCGTTCGAAGGGCGGTACGAGGACGCCCGCGACCTCCTGAAGGCGGCCGCCGGGCGCTGCGGACCCGGCGGCGACCCCACCTCGCTGATCCACTCCGCCATCGCCGCCCTGCTCCTCGGCGACCACACCCTCGCCGCTTCCGCGGCCGTACGCGCCGCCGCTTCCGCCCGGGCCAGGGGCGAGTCCATGACCGTCCCGCAGGCCATGGAGTTCCGGGCGTACGCCGAGTTCTGGACGGGCCGCCCACGGGCCGCGGGCGCCGCCACCCTGGACGCCCTGCGCCAGGCGTACGCCACCGGGCAGGACAACGGGGCCTGCCATCTCCAGGCCGCGCTCGCAATGTTCGCCGCCGTCACGGGCGACGAGGACGTCTGCCGGGCCCGCGCCGAGGCGGCCCGTACCTACGCCCTGGAACGCGGCCTCGGCCTCGCAGCCGCCCTCGCCCTGTGGGCGCTCGCCTTCCTCGACCTCAGCACCGGCCGCTACGCGGCGTCCGCGTCCCGGCTGCGCGCCCTCGCCGGATTCGGCCCAGGGCACGGGCACCGGGCCGTACGCCATCTCGCCACCCCGCACTACGTGGAAGCCGCCGTCCGAACCGGTGACACCCGGGTCGCGCGGGCCGCCCACGCCGACTACGACCGCTGGGCGAGCGCAGTCCGCAGCCCCGACGACCTTGCCCTCAGCGCCCGCTGCCGGGCCCTGCTGTCCACCGGCCCCGAGGCCGTCGAGCACTACCGGACCGCCCTCGACCTGCACGCCGGCGGCACCCGCGACTTCGAACGCGCCCGTACGGAGCTGCTGTTCGGCGGCGCCCTACGACGCCTGCGCAACCGTACGGAGGCGCGTGACCGGCTGCACAGCGCGCTCGAAGCGTTCGAGCACTTCGGGGCGCCGCACTGTGCAGCGCAGGCCCGGGGGGAACTCCGCGCTCTGGGCGAACCGGCCCAACCACCGGGTAGCCCGCGTGACTTGGCCGGTCTGCTCACCGCTCAGCAGTTGACGGTGGCCCGGATGGCGGCCGAGGGGGCGACCAATCGTGAGATCGCGTCCCGTCTGCTGCTCAGTCCGCGCACCATCGATCATCACCTGCGGGGGGTGTTCAACCGGCTCGGTATTCGGTCGCGGATCGAGTTGGTGAGGTTGTTGGCGTCGGAGGAGTGA
- the bioD gene encoding dethiobiotin synthase: MSSVLVITGTGTEVGKTVATAAVAAAALAAGRSVAVLKPAQTGVLPGERGDADEVARLAGAVTSLELARYPEPLAPATAARRSGLAPVRPAEVAEAAGKLAAGHDLVLVEGAGGLLVRFDDEGGTLADAARLLEAPVLVVASAGLGTLNTTELTARELRARRLDLLGVVLGSWPNEPDLASRCNLADLPVVAEAPLLGALPEGCSGLPVADFRAKAGSWLAPRLGGTWAAP, translated from the coding sequence ATGTCTTCGGTACTGGTGATCACTGGGACGGGCACGGAGGTCGGCAAGACCGTGGCGACCGCGGCCGTCGCGGCGGCGGCTCTCGCGGCCGGGCGGTCCGTGGCCGTGCTCAAGCCAGCGCAGACCGGTGTGCTGCCGGGCGAGCGCGGGGACGCCGACGAGGTGGCCCGGCTCGCGGGCGCGGTGACGTCCCTCGAACTCGCCCGCTATCCCGAGCCGTTGGCCCCCGCCACTGCGGCCCGGCGCTCCGGTCTCGCACCGGTGCGGCCGGCCGAAGTGGCGGAGGCGGCGGGCAAGTTGGCCGCCGGGCACGACCTCGTGCTGGTCGAGGGGGCGGGCGGCCTGCTCGTACGGTTCGACGACGAGGGCGGCACGCTCGCGGACGCGGCGCGACTGCTGGAGGCGCCCGTCCTGGTGGTCGCCTCCGCCGGACTCGGCACGCTCAACACGACGGAGCTGACGGCCCGCGAACTACGCGCTCGGCGGCTCGACCTGCTGGGTGTGGTGCTGGGCAGCTGGCCGAACGAGCCGGACCTCGCATCACGCTGCAACCTCGCGGACCTGCCGGTGGTGGCCGAGGCGCCTCTGCTGGGCGCGCTCCCCGAGGGCTGCAGTGGGCTCCCGGTCGCCGACTTCCGTGCCAAGGCGGGCAGTTGGCTGGCGCCCCGGCTGGGTGGAACGTGGGCCGCCCCGTAA
- a CDS encoding adenosylmethionine--8-amino-7-oxononanoate transaminase: protein MPDLHVSNLSGSGLSVPELLELDRRHVWHPYGPMPGRQQPLVVESASGVRLRLAGTDTELIDGMSSWWSAIHGYNHPALNEAARDQLGRMSHVMFGGLTHEPAVRLAKRLVDMSPEGLEHVFLADSGSVSVEVAVKMCLQHWRSLGRPGKQRLLTWRGGYHGDTWQPMSVCDPEGGMHELWQGVLQRQVFADPPPAAYEESYADHLRELIERHADELAAVIVEPVVQGAGGMRFHSPAYLRVLREACDAHDVLLVFDEIATGFGRTGAMFAAEHAAVTPDVMCVGKALTGGYLTMAATLCTARVADGISRGEVPVLAHGPTFMGNPLAAAVACASIDLLLGQDWQTEVKRIETGLREGLAPAAELPGVRDVRVLGAIGVVQLDHEIDMAAATRAAVREGVWLRPFRDLVYTMPPYVTGDADLARITAAVCAAAREG from the coding sequence ATGCCTGACCTGCACGTGTCCAACCTCTCCGGATCCGGCCTCTCCGTGCCCGAGCTCCTGGAGCTCGACCGGCGGCACGTCTGGCATCCGTACGGGCCGATGCCCGGCCGGCAGCAACCGCTCGTCGTGGAGTCGGCGAGCGGGGTGCGGTTGCGGCTGGCCGGGACGGACACCGAGCTGATCGACGGCATGTCGTCCTGGTGGTCGGCGATCCACGGTTACAACCACCCCGCGCTCAACGAGGCGGCCCGCGACCAGCTCGGGCGGATGAGCCACGTGATGTTCGGCGGGCTCACGCACGAGCCCGCCGTGCGGCTGGCGAAGCGTCTTGTCGACATGTCGCCCGAAGGGCTTGAGCATGTCTTCCTGGCCGATTCCGGCTCGGTGTCCGTCGAGGTAGCGGTCAAGATGTGCCTCCAGCACTGGCGTTCCCTCGGACGCCCGGGCAAGCAGCGCCTGCTGACCTGGCGCGGCGGCTACCACGGCGACACCTGGCAGCCCATGTCCGTGTGCGATCCCGAGGGCGGGATGCACGAGCTGTGGCAGGGCGTGCTCCAGCGCCAGGTGTTCGCGGACCCGCCGCCGGCCGCGTACGAGGAGTCGTACGCGGACCATCTGCGTGAGCTGATCGAGCGGCACGCGGACGAGCTGGCCGCGGTGATCGTGGAGCCGGTGGTGCAGGGCGCGGGCGGGATGCGGTTCCACTCCCCCGCGTATCTGCGCGTGCTGCGCGAGGCGTGCGACGCGCACGACGTGCTGCTCGTGTTCGACGAGATCGCGACGGGCTTCGGACGTACGGGCGCCATGTTCGCGGCGGAACACGCGGCGGTGACGCCGGACGTGATGTGCGTCGGCAAGGCGCTGACCGGCGGCTATCTGACGATGGCGGCCACACTCTGCACCGCGCGGGTCGCCGACGGGATCTCGCGGGGCGAGGTGCCGGTGCTCGCCCACGGCCCGACCTTCATGGGCAACCCGCTCGCCGCCGCCGTGGCCTGCGCCTCGATCGACCTGCTCCTCGGCCAGGACTGGCAGACCGAGGTCAAGCGCATCGAGACCGGGCTGCGGGAGGGGCTGGCTCCGGCGGCGGAGCTGCCGGGGGTCCGGGACGTACGTGTGCTCGGTGCCATCGGGGTCGTGCAGCTCGACCACGAGATCGACATGGCGGCGGCGACCCGGGCCGCGGTCCGCGAAGGTGTGTGGCTGCGCCCGTTCCGGGACCTCGTGTACACGATGCCGCCGTACGTCACCGGTGACGCGGATCTGGCGCGGATCACGGCCGCGGTGTGCGCGGCGGCTCGGGAGGGCTGA
- the bioB gene encoding biotin synthase BioB has protein sequence MDLLNTLVDKGLRRELPTREEALAVLATSDDELLDVVAAAGKVRRQWFGRRVKLNYLVNLKSGLCPEDCSYCSQRLGSKAGILKYTWLKPDQASEAAAAGLAGGAKRVCLVASGRGPTDRDVDRVSDTIKAIKDQNEGVEVCACLGLLSDGQAERLREAGADAYNHNLNTSESTYGDITTTHTYADRVDTVQKAHAAGLSACSGLIAGMGESDEDLVDVVYSLRALDPDSVPVNFLIPVEGTPLAKEWNLTPQRCLRILAMVRFVCPDVEVRIAGGREVHLRTMQPLALNLANSIFLGDYLTTEGQAGKADLEMIADAGFEVEGTGQVTLPEHRVTAGGGCGSHAEAGCGSHADAGCGSHEGGGCGPCGSAADEQAPAAARVPETARASEARTDLVAVRRRGAGTDLAPNA, from the coding sequence ATGGACCTGCTGAACACGCTGGTGGACAAGGGGCTTCGGCGCGAGCTGCCGACCCGTGAAGAGGCGCTGGCCGTACTGGCGACCTCCGACGACGAACTCCTCGATGTGGTGGCCGCGGCCGGCAAGGTACGCCGGCAGTGGTTCGGCCGACGGGTGAAACTCAACTACCTGGTCAACCTGAAGTCGGGCCTGTGCCCGGAGGACTGCTCGTACTGCTCGCAGCGGCTCGGCTCCAAGGCCGGGATCCTGAAGTACACGTGGCTGAAACCCGACCAGGCCTCCGAGGCCGCGGCCGCCGGGCTCGCGGGCGGCGCCAAGCGGGTCTGCCTGGTGGCGAGCGGACGCGGTCCCACCGACCGTGACGTGGACCGTGTCTCGGACACCATCAAGGCGATCAAGGACCAGAACGAGGGCGTCGAGGTGTGCGCCTGCCTCGGGCTGCTCTCCGACGGCCAGGCCGAGCGGCTGCGCGAGGCGGGCGCGGACGCCTACAACCACAACCTGAACACGTCCGAGTCGACGTACGGGGACATCACCACCACCCACACGTACGCCGACCGCGTCGACACGGTCCAGAAGGCGCACGCCGCGGGCCTGTCCGCCTGCTCGGGGCTGATCGCGGGCATGGGCGAGAGCGACGAGGACCTCGTCGACGTCGTCTACTCGCTGCGCGCGCTCGACCCGGACTCGGTGCCGGTCAACTTCCTGATCCCGGTCGAGGGCACCCCCCTCGCCAAGGAGTGGAACCTCACGCCGCAGCGCTGTCTGCGGATCCTCGCGATGGTCCGGTTCGTCTGCCCGGACGTCGAGGTGCGGATCGCGGGCGGCCGCGAGGTCCATCTGCGCACGATGCAGCCCCTCGCCCTGAACCTGGCGAACTCGATCTTCCTCGGCGACTATCTGACCACCGAGGGCCAGGCCGGCAAGGCCGACCTGGAGATGATCGCGGACGCCGGGTTCGAGGTGGAGGGCACGGGCCAGGTGACACTTCCGGAGCACCGGGTCACCGCGGGCGGCGGCTGCGGTTCCCACGCCGAGGCCGGGTGCGGCTCGCACGCGGACGCCGGATGCGGCTCCCACGAGGGCGGCGGCTGCGGCCCCTGCGGCTCGGCCGCCGATGAGCAGGCCCCCGCGGCCGCGCGGGTCCCCGAGACGGCCCGGGCCTCCGAGGCCCGTACGGACCTCGTCGCGGTACGCCGCCGCGGCGCCGGAACGGACCTCGCGCCCAATGCCTGA